One part of the Bacteroidales bacterium genome encodes these proteins:
- a CDS encoding carboxypeptidase-like regulatory domain-containing protein produces MKRKQMIQSIFILIAMVFSFQGLLFAQQDTYFSIAGTAKDSKTNEPISFASVTISGTDIGTVTNSEGEFVLKVSNALNAVSFEISHLSYMNKIFRIAESKNEKVFYLDQHVFQLKEISVIPDDPRSLVWMALNKIDENYSSNPNMMTGFYRETIRQRKDYLSISEALVEIYKAPYLGMQSDQVKIVKGRNGSNVKKADTLMVQLQGGPNVALLLDIVKNTHLSIALDDLDNYSFEITSFVKIDDKLNYVISFKPEVVRPEPLYSGKLYIEKDSKAITMAEFSLDLEDEDKAARQFVQKKPTGLVFVPTVTDYLVTYKEQNGRYYLNYVRIDLKFKCDWKKKWFKNSYSIISEVAITDRKEDKIARFANQDLFKSNMILADKIVSFSDVDFWEDYNIIEPEQSIQSAIKKFTKGMKK; encoded by the coding sequence ATGAAAAGAAAACAGATGATTCAGTCAATTTTTATCCTGATAGCTATGGTATTCTCCTTCCAGGGATTACTTTTTGCACAACAGGATACCTATTTCTCAATCGCTGGTACGGCTAAGGATTCGAAAACAAATGAACCCATTAGTTTCGCGAGCGTTACCATTAGCGGGACTGATATTGGCACAGTTACCAATTCGGAAGGGGAATTTGTTCTCAAGGTGAGTAATGCGCTGAATGCAGTATCTTTTGAGATATCTCACCTTAGTTATATGAATAAGATTTTCAGGATAGCGGAATCCAAGAATGAAAAGGTATTTTACCTGGATCAGCATGTCTTTCAATTAAAAGAAATTTCTGTGATTCCTGATGATCCCCGAAGTCTTGTGTGGATGGCACTGAATAAAATAGATGAAAATTATAGTTCAAATCCTAATATGATGACTGGGTTTTACAGGGAAACCATCCGGCAAAGAAAGGATTATCTGTCGATCAGTGAGGCTTTGGTGGAAATCTATAAGGCTCCGTATCTAGGGATGCAAAGTGACCAGGTGAAAATTGTTAAAGGGAGAAATGGAAGCAATGTTAAGAAAGCCGACACTTTAATGGTTCAATTACAGGGAGGCCCAAATGTTGCCTTATTGCTTGACATTGTAAAAAATACTCACCTGAGCATAGCGCTTGATGACCTGGATAATTATTCATTTGAAATTACTTCATTTGTCAAGATTGATGATAAATTGAATTATGTTATCAGTTTTAAACCTGAAGTTGTCAGACCTGAGCCGCTGTACTCCGGAAAGTTATATATTGAAAAAGATAGCAAAGCAATTACGATGGCCGAATTCAGTCTGGACCTGGAAGATGAAGATAAAGCCGCCCGGCAGTTTGTACAGAAAAAACCCACAGGTTTGGTTTTCGTTCCGACAGTCACTGATTACCTTGTAACTTATAAGGAACAGAATGGGCGGTATTACCTCAACTATGTGAGAATTGATCTGAAATTCAAATGCGACTGGAAGAAGAAATGGTTTAAAAATAGTTACAGTATTATTTCTGAAGTAGCCATCACTGACAGGAAAGAAGATAAAATAGCTAGATTTGCAAACCAGGATTTGTTTAAATCCAATATGATTCTCGCTGATAAGATCGTTTCCTTTTCTGATGTAGATTTCTGGGAAGATTATAATATCATTGAACCAGAGCAATCGATTCAGTCTGCCATCAAGAAGTTTACCAAAGGAATGAAGAAATAA
- a CDS encoding cytochrome c, giving the protein MKTLNIFVLAFLGILSLSVLSSCGGGGTSDQKADTTQVEATPEQGASAEQMALGKGIFEAKCIVCHQKDGNGIANVFPTLKGSNFLLNNTKLAVSQVLNGSVAVVADRSIKYPAPMPPQVASLDSAVAVINYVLNNFGNTGGYITVDEVKDITINPR; this is encoded by the coding sequence ATGAAAACTCTTAACATTTTTGTTTTAGCCTTTTTGGGCATTCTAAGTTTATCCGTATTATCTTCTTGCGGAGGTGGTGGCACTTCTGACCAGAAAGCCGACACTACCCAGGTTGAAGCTACACCTGAACAGGGTGCTTCTGCAGAACAAATGGCTTTAGGAAAAGGCATTTTCGAAGCTAAGTGCATAGTTTGTCATCAGAAAGATGGCAATGGCATTGCCAATGTATTCCCAACGCTTAAAGGCTCCAATTTTCTTCTAAATAACACTAAACTTGCTGTTTCCCAGGTACTGAATGGCTCAGTTGCAGTAGTGGCTGACCGTTCCATAAAGTATCCTGCACCGATGCCTCCTCAGGTAGCCTCACTTGATTCAGCTGTTGCTGTTATCAATTATGTCCTGAATAACTTTGGGAACACAGGTGGTTATATCACTGTTGATGAAGTAAAAGACATCACCATCAATCCAAGATAG
- a CDS encoding glycoside hydrolase family 25 protein, which translates to MKRKQVNILLRLIVILGGLGFIFWALLQIPSLFRFNDSTYRHIRHKTFGIEIPSGYKVHGIDVSRHQGIIDWSLVDSMKSGGIEISFAFLKATEGITRQDPTFKRNWRAVGKTNLLRGAYHFYYPSRDASKQAQNFIKNVKLSKGDLPPVVDIEHTNRKSKKQICEGLTVFISLLEDHYKVKPIIYTNHSFYSDYLQGEFDEYPLWISYYTDKKTFNSACKYPWIIWQHSERGKIDGINGKVDFNVFSGDLQRLRRLTLQ; encoded by the coding sequence ATGAAACGAAAGCAAGTCAATATACTTTTACGACTAATTGTAATACTTGGAGGTTTGGGGTTTATATTTTGGGCTTTACTCCAGATACCCTCATTATTTAGATTCAATGATTCCACCTACAGACATATCCGGCATAAAACTTTTGGTATTGAGATACCTTCCGGGTACAAGGTTCATGGAATTGACGTTTCACGCCACCAGGGAATTATTGATTGGTCATTAGTGGATTCTATGAAATCGGGAGGCATAGAAATTTCCTTTGCCTTTCTGAAAGCTACTGAAGGAATTACCAGGCAGGATCCGACTTTCAAACGAAACTGGAGAGCGGTTGGTAAGACTAATCTGTTAAGAGGTGCTTATCACTTTTATTATCCATCCAGAGATGCTTCAAAACAAGCCCAGAATTTTATCAAAAATGTGAAACTTAGCAAAGGCGACCTCCCTCCTGTAGTAGATATTGAGCATACAAACAGGAAAAGCAAAAAGCAGATATGTGAAGGACTTACGGTTTTTATTAGTTTACTGGAAGATCATTATAAAGTAAAGCCCATCATCTATACGAATCATTCTTTCTACTCTGATTATTTGCAGGGGGAATTTGATGAATATCCTTTATGGATTTCCTACTACACAGATAAAAAGACTTTCAATTCCGCCTGTAAATACCCCTGGATAATATGGCAACATAGTGAAAGAGGTAAAATTGATGGCATTAATGGAAAAGTGGACTTTAATGTTTTTTCCGGCGATCTTCAGCGTCTCCGCAGATTAACCTTGCAATAA